A region from the uncultured Draconibacterium sp. genome encodes:
- the leuS gene encoding leucine--tRNA ligase yields MEYKFAEIEPKWQKYWEDNKTFKTEDDYSKPKYYILDMFPYPSGAGLHVGHPEGYTATDILSRYKRMKGFNVLHPMGYDAFGLPAEQYAIQTGTHPAITTQKNCDNFRRQIKAIGLSYDWDREINTTDPKYFKWTQWIFKKLYDTYFDEEQQKGRPISELPIPEAVKAQGNDAVKSYISEKRLAYYDNAQVWWCDSCKTVCANEEVLTDGSHEKCGNQVIRKNLKQWLLRIPHYGERLLSGLEELDWPEGVKDMQRNWIGKSTGAEVDFAIDGLDKNLRVYTTRPDTLFGATYMVIAPEHGLVNEIVTSDKKEAVEAYIKAAALKSDLDRTDLAKEKTGVFTGRYAVNPVNKKLIPIWVADYVLMGYGTGAIMAVPAHDTRDFEFAKEFDIDINCILDPKDADNRDEVLAGNACWTEDGAYINSSSNETGLDINGLNKAAGIQKIVEWLEAEGIGKATVNFKLRDWLFSRQRYWGEPFPVIHWEDGEVSLVEDENLPLELPNLEEYTPGASGESPLANAGDWLNVTDKNGRKGRRETNTMPQWAGSCWYYLRYIDPNNEDSIFDVKKEQYWMPVDLYVGGAEHAVLHLLYSRFWHKVLFDLGVVSTDEPFQKLYNQGMILAFAYETATGAKVASDLVEEKDGKYFHTESGEELKQIVAKMSKSLKNVVNPDDVIERYGADSLRLYEMFMGPLDERKPWAENGVKGVFNFLARAYRFFADTAKIVDGEEDKEVAKLLHQTIQKVEHDIENLKFNTGISALMVFNNLAIKKGKVTKETAETFAKILAPYAPHMAEELWSLYGNNDTLAYEAWPAVDQSLLTEDSHEYPVSFNGKMRFKIELPLDMPKDEVEKTVLADERSAKWIEGKTVRKFIFVPKKIINVAVG; encoded by the coding sequence ATGGAATATAAATTCGCAGAAATAGAGCCGAAATGGCAAAAGTACTGGGAGGACAATAAAACCTTCAAAACGGAAGATGACTATTCGAAACCAAAATATTACATTCTTGATATGTTTCCGTACCCATCGGGCGCCGGCTTACATGTAGGCCACCCCGAAGGATATACCGCAACTGATATTTTAAGCCGATACAAACGAATGAAGGGCTTTAATGTGTTGCACCCAATGGGTTACGATGCTTTTGGGTTACCTGCCGAACAATACGCCATACAAACCGGAACTCATCCGGCTATTACCACTCAAAAAAACTGCGATAATTTCCGTAGACAAATTAAAGCCATTGGTTTAAGCTACGATTGGGACCGCGAGATTAATACTACCGACCCAAAATATTTTAAGTGGACACAGTGGATTTTCAAAAAACTTTACGATACTTATTTTGACGAAGAGCAGCAAAAGGGACGACCGATTTCGGAGTTGCCCATTCCTGAAGCGGTAAAAGCGCAAGGCAATGATGCTGTAAAATCGTACATCAGCGAAAAACGTTTGGCGTATTACGATAATGCCCAGGTTTGGTGGTGCGACTCGTGTAAAACGGTTTGTGCCAACGAAGAGGTGTTGACCGATGGTTCGCACGAAAAATGTGGCAACCAGGTTATTCGTAAAAACCTGAAACAATGGCTGCTGCGTATTCCGCATTATGGTGAACGTTTGTTAAGCGGATTGGAAGAATTGGACTGGCCCGAAGGAGTGAAAGACATGCAGCGCAACTGGATTGGCAAGTCAACCGGAGCTGAAGTTGATTTTGCAATTGATGGTTTGGATAAAAACCTGCGCGTGTACACCACTCGTCCTGACACTTTGTTTGGGGCCACCTATATGGTAATTGCGCCCGAGCATGGGCTGGTAAACGAAATTGTTACTTCAGATAAAAAAGAAGCTGTTGAAGCCTATATAAAAGCGGCTGCTTTAAAGTCGGATCTTGATCGGACAGATTTGGCTAAAGAAAAAACCGGCGTTTTTACCGGACGTTACGCCGTAAACCCGGTGAATAAAAAACTAATCCCCATTTGGGTGGCCGATTATGTGCTAATGGGATACGGAACCGGTGCCATCATGGCTGTTCCGGCGCACGATACCCGCGACTTTGAGTTTGCAAAAGAGTTTGACATTGATATCAACTGTATTTTGGACCCCAAAGATGCCGACAACCGCGACGAAGTGTTGGCCGGCAATGCCTGTTGGACCGAGGATGGTGCATACATTAACTCGTCGAGCAATGAAACAGGATTGGATATAAATGGTCTGAACAAAGCGGCCGGTATTCAGAAAATTGTTGAGTGGCTTGAAGCAGAGGGAATTGGCAAAGCAACCGTAAACTTTAAACTGCGCGACTGGCTGTTTAGCCGCCAGCGTTACTGGGGCGAGCCTTTCCCGGTTATTCACTGGGAAGATGGAGAGGTGAGTTTGGTGGAAGATGAAAACCTACCGTTGGAATTGCCCAACCTCGAAGAATATACACCAGGCGCAAGTGGCGAATCGCCCCTGGCAAATGCCGGCGATTGGTTAAACGTTACCGATAAAAACGGACGCAAAGGCCGCCGCGAAACCAATACCATGCCGCAGTGGGCCGGTTCGTGCTGGTATTACCTGCGCTACATCGACCCAAATAACGAAGACAGTATTTTCGATGTGAAAAAAGAACAATACTGGATGCCCGTTGATTTGTATGTAGGTGGTGCCGAACATGCGGTCCTGCACCTGCTTTATTCGCGTTTTTGGCATAAAGTGTTGTTTGATTTGGGCGTGGTTTCTACCGACGAACCCTTTCAAAAACTATACAACCAGGGAATGATTTTGGCTTTTGCTTACGAAACGGCTACCGGAGCAAAAGTGGCTTCTGATTTGGTGGAAGAAAAAGACGGCAAATATTTTCATACCGAAAGCGGTGAAGAATTAAAGCAGATTGTGGCAAAAATGTCAAAATCGCTGAAGAATGTGGTTAACCCCGATGATGTAATTGAACGTTATGGTGCCGACTCGCTGCGTTTGTACGAAATGTTTATGGGACCGCTCGACGAGCGCAAACCCTGGGCCGAAAATGGTGTAAAAGGAGTATTTAACTTTCTGGCACGTGCCTACCGCTTTTTTGCAGATACAGCTAAAATAGTTGATGGCGAAGAAGACAAGGAAGTTGCAAAGCTGCTGCACCAAACCATTCAGAAAGTAGAGCACGATATCGAAAACCTGAAGTTTAATACCGGTATTTCGGCATTAATGGTGTTTAACAATCTGGCCATTAAAAAAGGAAAGGTGACGAAGGAAACAGCTGAGACCTTTGCTAAAATTCTGGCACCTTACGCGCCCCACATGGCCGAAGAGTTATGGTCGTTATACGGAAATAATGACACTTTAGCCTACGAGGCCTGGCCTGCAGTCGACCAGAGTTTATTAACCGAAGACTCGCATGAATACCCCGTATCGTTTAATGGTAAAATGCGTTTTAAAATTGAGCTGCCTTTGGATATGCCAAAAGATGAGGTGGAAAAAACGGTACTGGCCGACGAGCGTTCCGCTAAATGGATAGAAGGAAAAACGGTTCGCAAATTTATTTTTGTACCGAAAAAGATTATAAATGTGGCTGTTGGCTAA